Proteins encoded in a region of the Novibacillus thermophilus genome:
- a CDS encoding ABC transporter substrate-binding protein, whose product MNGDQKFSLFAAFVLTLSVVLTACGGGDGSGEGEGNGESGGASGEKVVNILNWSEYIPDDVIKQFEEETGIKVNYSTVSSNEEMVAKLNVSGSGFDLAVPSTYFVEALINEGRLEKINKDNIPNLKNIGEEFLGWEFDPNDEYSLPFMWGSEIIAYNEDLVDIEIKSYRDLFDPSLENSLVVLDDPRTMLGAMLDMLGYSPNSTNEAEIMEAGEELQKLLPNIKAFNSDDAKSLLTSNEVKAGVVYAAEALLAQQENPKIKMVIPEDHLSLWQDNFVIPKGAPHKENAEKFINFIYEPEVSKEITMDYPYNNPNVEALKLLPDDIREALEISPEDLERGSHATDVGEALQYYDRAWSMVKN is encoded by the coding sequence ATGAATGGGGATCAAAAGTTCAGTTTGTTCGCCGCTTTCGTGCTGACGCTGTCGGTCGTGCTGACGGCTTGTGGGGGAGGTGACGGTTCGGGTGAAGGAGAAGGAAATGGGGAAAGTGGTGGAGCATCTGGGGAAAAAGTCGTCAACATCTTAAACTGGTCAGAGTACATCCCGGACGATGTCATTAAACAGTTCGAAGAGGAGACCGGGATCAAAGTGAACTACAGTACGGTGTCCTCCAATGAGGAAATGGTGGCTAAATTGAATGTCAGCGGTTCCGGTTTTGACCTTGCCGTCCCGTCGACATATTTTGTGGAAGCGTTGATCAATGAAGGTCGGCTGGAAAAAATAAACAAAGACAACATTCCGAATCTAAAAAATATCGGCGAGGAATTTCTCGGATGGGAGTTCGACCCGAATGACGAGTACTCTTTGCCGTTCATGTGGGGAAGCGAAATTATCGCCTACAACGAAGATTTAGTCGACATTGAGATCAAATCGTACAGAGACTTGTTTGACCCTTCCCTGGAAAACAGCTTGGTCGTTCTCGATGATCCCCGCACTATGCTAGGTGCGATGCTGGACATGTTAGGCTACTCTCCGAACAGTACAAACGAAGCTGAAATTATGGAAGCGGGCGAAGAACTGCAAAAACTGCTGCCGAACATCAAAGCTTTTAACAGTGACGACGCCAAGAGTCTGCTTACGAGTAACGAGGTAAAAGCTGGAGTTGTCTATGCGGCGGAAGCTCTGTTGGCCCAGCAAGAAAACCCGAAAATCAAAATGGTCATCCCTGAAGACCACTTGAGCTTGTGGCAGGACAACTTCGTCATACCGAAAGGGGCGCCCCACAAAGAAAACGCAGAGAAATTCATTAACTTTATATACGAGCCGGAAGTGAGCAAAGAGATCACGATGGATTACCCGTACAACAATCCAAACGTCGAAGCACTGAAACTGTTGCCTGACGATATAAGGGAAGCGCTGGAAATCTCGCCAGAAGATTTAGAGAGGGGCTCCCATGCCACCGATGTCGGAGAAGCGCTCCAGTACTACGACAGGGCGTGGTCCATGGTTAAAAACTAG
- a CDS encoding PucR family transcriptional regulator ligand-binding domain-containing protein, protein MAYSFKLTVRDVLQRPHFKSATLISGQKGVYRVVNWVHIVEVKEIRHLLNGNELILTTGVGWGKTKASRLSFLKQLIERDCAGLCVELGLVFKDIPDDMRKLADEHDFPSSYSRTRSALSTSHKICIPSYMRRSNNTSKRSVGSATG, encoded by the coding sequence ATGGCCTATTCCTTTAAACTGACGGTTCGCGACGTACTGCAACGCCCGCACTTTAAAAGCGCGACGCTCATATCAGGCCAAAAGGGCGTTTACCGAGTCGTGAACTGGGTTCACATCGTAGAAGTGAAGGAAATCCGCCACTTGCTCAACGGGAATGAGCTCATTCTCACCACTGGGGTCGGGTGGGGAAAAACGAAAGCGAGCCGCCTTTCTTTTCTCAAGCAGCTCATCGAGCGGGATTGTGCCGGTCTGTGTGTCGAACTCGGACTCGTTTTCAAAGATATTCCAGACGATATGCGCAAGCTGGCAGACGAACACGACTTCCCCTCATCGTATTCCCGAACGAGGTCCGCTTTATCGACATCACACAAGATTTGCATACCGTCATACATGAGGCGAAGCAACAACACCTCCAAGAGGAGCGTTGGATCCGCGACTGGCTAG
- the spoVAC gene encoding stage V sporulation protein AC, translating to MSDQKKKKLKEVQEDYQAFAKDREIKRPVAKNCLMAFLFGGTVCLIGQCIQTFYMRFFEFTEKTASDPTVATLIFISALLTGLGVYDHIGQVAGAGTAVPVTGFANSITSAAIEHRTEGYVLGVGGNMFKLAGSVIVFGVVAAFVIAIVKTIVQGLGGLS from the coding sequence ATGTCCGACCAAAAGAAAAAAAAGTTGAAGGAAGTCCAAGAAGACTATCAGGCATTTGCTAAAGACCGCGAAATTAAGCGACCTGTCGCGAAAAATTGTCTGATGGCCTTTCTCTTCGGAGGAACAGTCTGCCTCATCGGGCAATGCATTCAGACGTTTTATATGCGGTTTTTTGAGTTTACGGAGAAAACGGCCAGTGACCCGACAGTCGCGACCCTTATTTTCATTTCGGCATTGTTGACAGGTTTGGGCGTCTACGACCATATCGGGCAAGTGGCTGGGGCCGGAACTGCTGTCCCCGTTACTGGTTTCGCCAATTCCATCACTTCTGCAGCGATCGAACACCGGACAGAGGGGTATGTACTCGGCGTGGGCGGCAACATGTTCAAGTTAGCCGGATCGGTGATCGTGTTTGGTGTTGTCGCGGCTTTCGTTATCGCCATTGTGAAGACGATCGTTCAAGGATTAGGGGGATTGTCGTGA
- a CDS encoding CoA-acylating methylmalonate-semialdehyde dehydrogenase → MNTATKSVSLLKNYIGGKWVTAETDREEVVPNPATGEPLARVPISRNADVEKAVQAAREAFDTWRRTPIPKRARMMFRYHQLLTEHHDELAKMVTLENGKSYKEAYGEVLRGIECVEFAAGVPTHMMGETLSTIAGDIDSEMFRYPLGVVGGITPFNFPMMVPCWMFPLAIACGNTFVLKPSERTPMLANKLAELLTQAGLPDGVLNVVHGAHDVVNGLLEHPDVKAISFVGSQPVAKYVYETAAANGKRVQALAGAKNHHIVMPDANIEKTVESIVNSAFGSAGERCMACSAVVVVGDNDAFVQALKDKADGITMGDGMEDGVLLGPLIRESHRKKVLDYIEKGIEEGAVLIRDGRQDMHAFKQGYFLGATIFDRVKPEMTIAREEIFAPVLSLLRANDLDEAMQTVNRSRYGNAAVIYTDSGKAVRKFREEVEAGMLGVNVGVPAPMAFYPFSGWKDSFYGDLHANGKDGIEFYTRKKMITSRYV, encoded by the coding sequence ATGAATACTGCGACTAAAAGCGTTTCACTGCTTAAAAATTACATCGGCGGAAAATGGGTGACGGCCGAGACAGACCGGGAAGAAGTCGTCCCCAATCCGGCTACAGGTGAACCGCTGGCACGGGTGCCGATCTCGCGTAACGCCGATGTGGAGAAGGCTGTACAGGCTGCACGGGAGGCGTTCGACACGTGGAGACGCACACCGATTCCGAAACGAGCCAGAATGATGTTCCGCTATCACCAGCTATTGACAGAGCACCATGACGAACTGGCCAAAATGGTTACGCTAGAAAACGGTAAGAGCTACAAAGAAGCGTACGGCGAGGTGCTGCGGGGAATCGAGTGCGTCGAGTTTGCGGCGGGCGTTCCCACGCACATGATGGGAGAAACGTTATCGACCATCGCGGGCGACATCGATTCAGAAATGTTTCGCTACCCACTCGGCGTCGTTGGCGGCATCACGCCGTTTAACTTTCCGATGATGGTACCGTGCTGGATGTTTCCGCTGGCCATCGCCTGTGGCAACACGTTTGTTCTGAAGCCGTCGGAGCGGACCCCGATGTTGGCAAACAAACTAGCTGAATTGCTGACACAAGCAGGGTTGCCTGACGGGGTGTTGAACGTCGTGCACGGGGCCCATGACGTAGTGAATGGCTTGCTGGAACACCCAGACGTTAAAGCCATTTCGTTTGTCGGATCGCAGCCGGTGGCGAAATACGTCTACGAAACGGCAGCCGCCAACGGCAAACGCGTGCAAGCCCTGGCCGGAGCTAAGAACCACCATATCGTCATGCCCGACGCCAATATCGAAAAAACGGTTGAAAGCATTGTCAACTCTGCCTTCGGCAGTGCCGGTGAACGGTGCATGGCGTGCAGCGCCGTCGTCGTCGTCGGAGACAATGACGCATTTGTTCAGGCGTTAAAGGACAAAGCGGATGGAATCACAATGGGCGACGGGATGGAAGATGGGGTATTGTTAGGCCCCCTCATTCGTGAATCCCACAGGAAGAAAGTGCTCGACTACATTGAAAAAGGAATTGAAGAAGGGGCGGTGCTCATTCGCGACGGGCGTCAGGACATGCACGCGTTTAAACAGGGATATTTCCTGGGGGCGACGATATTCGACCGTGTCAAGCCGGAGATGACTATTGCGCGGGAAGAAATTTTTGCCCCGGTCTTAAGCTTACTGCGGGCGAACGACCTCGATGAAGCAATGCAAACTGTAAACCGCTCCAGGTATGGCAATGCCGCCGTCATTTACACTGACAGCGGAAAAGCAGTGCGCAAATTCAGAGAAGAAGTAGAGGCTGGAATGCTCGGAGTGAACGTTGGAGTGCCGGCTCCGATGGCGTTTTACCCGTTTTCTGGATGGAAAGATTCGTTTTACGGCGATCTCCACGCGAACGGTAAAGACGGGATCGAATTTTACACTCGCAAAAAAATGATTACGTCGCGTTACGTTTAG
- the spoVAD gene encoding stage V sporulation protein AD encodes MIQGRTWVFQNRPVITAAAAIGGPFEAKGPLAEDFDVLHEDLWLGEDSFEKAEKKLLEQACERAVDKAGMQKEDIQFVMSGDLMNQIISSSFAARTMAVPYIGLFGACSTSMEGLALAALLVDSGNAERTMAATASHNATAEKQYRYPTEYGGQKPPTAQWTVTGAAAAVVTSEGAGPRVTAATIGRIVDMGLKDPFNMGGAMAPAATDTLEAHFRDLGLSETEYDLILTGDLGKIGFRTMVDLLDEHGLQLPQDRLNDCGLMIYSEEQPVQAGASGAACSACVTYGHVLNRMRSGELNKVLIVATGALHSPISYQQKESIPCIAHAVAIEAG; translated from the coding sequence GTGATCCAGGGGAGAACGTGGGTTTTCCAAAATCGTCCCGTCATTACGGCTGCTGCCGCGATCGGAGGTCCCTTTGAAGCGAAAGGGCCGCTTGCGGAAGACTTCGACGTGTTGCACGAGGATCTGTGGCTCGGCGAGGACAGTTTTGAAAAAGCGGAGAAAAAACTTCTGGAACAAGCGTGCGAGCGTGCCGTCGACAAAGCTGGCATGCAAAAGGAAGATATCCAGTTCGTCATGTCGGGAGATTTAATGAACCAAATTATCTCCAGCAGTTTTGCGGCGCGCACGATGGCAGTGCCTTACATCGGCCTTTTTGGCGCATGTTCGACGTCGATGGAAGGATTAGCTTTGGCTGCGCTGCTCGTAGACAGTGGCAACGCAGAACGTACGATGGCGGCGACAGCGAGCCACAATGCCACGGCGGAGAAGCAGTACCGCTATCCGACGGAGTACGGCGGTCAGAAACCCCCGACAGCACAATGGACGGTGACGGGAGCAGCGGCGGCAGTCGTCACATCAGAGGGGGCGGGACCCCGTGTGACGGCGGCGACCATTGGCCGCATCGTGGATATGGGGCTGAAAGACCCTTTCAACATGGGAGGGGCGATGGCGCCCGCCGCCACGGATACTCTTGAAGCCCATTTCCGCGATTTGGGGCTTTCAGAAACGGAATACGACCTCATTTTAACAGGGGATTTGGGAAAAATTGGTTTCAGGACGATGGTGGACCTTTTAGATGAACACGGCTTACAGTTGCCGCAAGACCGTTTGAACGACTGCGGGCTGATGATTTACAGCGAGGAACAGCCGGTTCAGGCGGGCGCCAGCGGCGCCGCGTGCTCGGCTTGCGTCACGTACGGTCACGTTTTAAACCGCATGCGGTCAGGTGAACTGAACAAAGTGCTCATTGTGGCGACCGGGGCTCTCCATTCGCCCATCAGTTATCAGCAGAAGGAGAGCATTCCTTGTATCGCACACGCCGTCGCCATCGAAGCGGGGTAG
- a CDS encoding rhodanese-related sulfurtransferase, with protein MPNSKPYRILLYYKYVHIEDPRQYAEDHLRFCKELGLRGRILIAEEGINGTVSGTTEQTDIYMRAMHGDPRFQDMVFKVDEADGHAFKRLSVKPKRELVTLRLEEDVDPNKLSGKRLSPKEFYEHLQRDDVVVIDARNDYEYDIGHFRGAIKPEVRTFREYPEWARKNLSQYKDKKVIMYCTGGIRCEKLSGFFLREGFKDVSQLDGGIVTYGKDPEVKGRLFDGKCYVFDERISVPINQVEHKVVGQCYYCGKPEERYVNCANPECHFHHICCHECEEKYKRSCSEKCRNHPLNRYKLEKETIHA; from the coding sequence ATGCCAAACAGTAAACCGTACAGAATTTTGCTGTATTACAAATACGTGCACATTGAAGATCCCCGTCAGTACGCTGAAGACCATTTGCGATTTTGTAAAGAGCTCGGATTGAGAGGGCGCATTTTAATCGCAGAAGAAGGGATCAACGGAACCGTTTCAGGCACGACTGAACAGACCGACATCTACATGAGGGCGATGCACGGGGACCCGCGGTTTCAAGATATGGTATTTAAAGTGGATGAAGCAGACGGACACGCCTTTAAACGGCTCTCTGTCAAACCAAAAAGGGAACTGGTCACGTTGCGCTTGGAAGAGGACGTGGACCCAAACAAACTGAGCGGTAAACGGCTCTCTCCAAAGGAATTTTACGAGCACTTGCAGCGCGACGATGTCGTCGTCATCGACGCTCGCAACGACTACGAGTACGATATCGGCCATTTCCGGGGAGCCATCAAGCCGGAAGTGAGGACGTTCAGGGAATACCCGGAATGGGCGCGCAAAAACTTAAGCCAGTACAAAGACAAAAAAGTGATCATGTACTGTACGGGCGGTATCCGTTGTGAGAAGCTATCGGGATTTTTCTTAAGAGAAGGGTTCAAAGACGTCTCCCAACTAGACGGGGGGATTGTGACGTACGGTAAAGATCCGGAAGTGAAAGGCCGGTTGTTTGACGGCAAGTGCTACGTGTTTGACGAAAGAATTTCCGTGCCGATCAACCAGGTGGAGCACAAGGTGGTCGGTCAGTGCTATTACTGTGGCAAGCCGGAAGAGCGCTACGTCAACTGTGCCAACCCGGAGTGCCATTTCCACCACATCTGCTGCCACGAGTGCGAGGAGAAGTACAAACGCTCCTGTTCTGAAAAATGCCGCAACCACCCGTTAAACCGGTACAAATTAGAAAAAGAGACGATCCACGCGTAA
- a CDS encoding YhcN/YlaJ family sporulation lipoprotein, translating to MKKTFAIASCVVLTLALASCGATTQEPLSPQQVEQLSQKRPNLHIQTSEEAKQIALQNNRVDEAAAVATDKDLSVAVRVSNFNRLRLQSIRKDVHGKLRNAYPKHEIHVTTDSKIFAELKKLESSLKKSPPPKRETLKKD from the coding sequence ATGAAGAAGACATTCGCCATCGCCAGTTGTGTCGTCCTCACACTGGCCCTTGCAAGTTGCGGCGCCACGACGCAAGAACCGTTATCTCCCCAGCAAGTAGAGCAGTTGTCCCAAAAACGGCCCAATTTACATATTCAAACGTCTGAGGAGGCGAAACAGATCGCCTTACAAAACAATCGGGTGGATGAAGCGGCAGCTGTCGCCACTGACAAGGACCTCTCGGTAGCCGTCCGCGTAAGCAATTTCAACCGCCTCCGTCTGCAAAGTATTCGCAAAGACGTCCACGGAAAACTGAGAAACGCGTATCCGAAACACGAGATCCACGTGACGACGGACAGCAAAATCTTTGCCGAATTAAAGAAACTGGAATCTTCACTGAAAAAAAGCCCGCCCCCCAAAAGAGAGACGTTGAAAAAAGATTGA
- the ald gene encoding alanine dehydrogenase produces MIVGVPKEIKNNENRVAITPAGVTEFVKAGHGVVVEKGAGEGSGFSDAAYREAGASIASVQEVWNQADMILKVKEPLESEYAYFREELIIFAYLHLAAAGNLAYELMKHNVHAIAYETIQLPDGSLPLLQPMSEVAGRLSVQIGAHYLEKHNGGRGVLLGGVPGVAQGNVVIVGGGVVGTNAAKMALGLRANVTVLENNPKRLRQLDDLFAGQVHVLMSNAYNIAAAVKEADLLIGAVLLPGAKAPQLVTEEMVRQMKRGSVIVDVAVDQGGCIATVDRVTTHDAPVYEKFGVLHYAVANIPGAVPYTSTLALTNATVPYALQIANKGLKRAMEENEPLQKGLNVSRGRVTNQTVAKSLGLDPHTMN; encoded by the coding sequence ATGATTGTCGGTGTGCCGAAAGAAATCAAAAATAACGAAAACCGTGTGGCGATTACCCCTGCCGGCGTTACCGAATTTGTAAAGGCCGGACACGGTGTCGTCGTAGAAAAAGGGGCAGGCGAAGGCAGCGGTTTTTCAGATGCAGCGTACCGTGAAGCTGGGGCGAGCATCGCCTCGGTGCAAGAAGTTTGGAATCAAGCTGACATGATTCTGAAAGTGAAGGAACCGCTGGAGTCTGAGTACGCTTATTTCAGGGAAGAACTGATCATCTTTGCGTACTTACACCTTGCGGCTGCTGGAAATCTCGCGTACGAGCTGATGAAGCACAACGTGCATGCCATCGCCTACGAGACGATTCAGCTCCCCGACGGTTCTCTTCCTTTACTCCAGCCGATGAGTGAAGTGGCCGGGCGTCTGTCGGTCCAGATCGGCGCTCACTATTTAGAGAAACACAACGGCGGACGCGGGGTTTTACTGGGAGGTGTCCCCGGTGTTGCACAAGGAAACGTCGTCATCGTCGGCGGCGGGGTCGTGGGGACGAACGCGGCCAAAATGGCGTTAGGTCTCAGGGCGAATGTGACCGTTTTGGAAAACAATCCGAAGCGACTGCGCCAGTTGGATGACCTGTTCGCAGGTCAAGTGCATGTTCTCATGTCGAACGCGTACAACATCGCCGCCGCTGTCAAAGAAGCGGACTTGCTGATCGGAGCGGTCTTGTTGCCTGGGGCCAAAGCGCCGCAACTCGTTACGGAAGAGATGGTCAGACAAATGAAAAGAGGATCTGTCATCGTGGACGTCGCGGTGGACCAGGGGGGATGCATTGCCACCGTTGACCGGGTGACGACACACGACGCCCCTGTTTACGAAAAGTTCGGGGTACTGCATTACGCTGTGGCGAACATACCAGGAGCTGTCCCGTACACGTCCACATTGGCGTTGACGAATGCTACTGTGCCTTATGCGCTGCAAATAGCCAATAAAGGTTTAAAGCGGGCGATGGAAGAAAACGAGCCACTGCAAAAAGGACTGAATGTCAGCAGAGGGCGTGTGACCAACCAAACAGTGGCGAAATCGTTAGGCCTCGACCCGCATACGATGAACTGA
- a CDS encoding PucR family transcriptional regulator, whose protein sequence is MHTVIHEAKQQHLQEERWIRDWLEGKFGEEDVRRHLLTHHASEKANGVVACILAFGHEPLRDSTFARLSIVSRTAFSGQRFSLFPIGDDKRIVYILIDHGLEENWKQRIQKGIQSVKQSLRLPAPSVQFGIGKRVAQLSRLHKSFQTAQEALNIQQKTGEGEDVFYDDLHILRIISGFQDTDRLYEFMMDYLRPVIEYDQKHGGEMMKTLKVFLACNGSKQETAAKLYIVRQTLYNRLEKLEEMLGSDFMLPEKRLAIEFAIAAYEYDRPPADS, encoded by the coding sequence TTGCATACCGTCATACATGAGGCGAAGCAACAACACCTCCAAGAGGAGCGTTGGATCCGCGACTGGCTAGAGGGAAAGTTCGGAGAAGAAGACGTACGCCGCCATCTTCTCACACATCATGCATCAGAAAAGGCGAATGGCGTCGTCGCGTGTATCCTGGCGTTCGGTCATGAACCTTTGCGCGATTCGACTTTTGCGCGGTTGAGCATCGTCTCTCGCACGGCATTTTCCGGACAGCGTTTTTCGCTGTTCCCAATCGGCGACGATAAACGCATCGTGTACATTCTCATCGACCACGGGTTAGAAGAAAACTGGAAACAGCGTATCCAAAAGGGGATTCAATCTGTCAAACAGTCTCTCCGACTCCCCGCTCCTTCTGTGCAATTTGGCATTGGCAAGCGCGTGGCACAACTGAGCCGTTTGCACAAAAGCTTCCAGACCGCTCAGGAAGCGTTAAACATTCAACAAAAAACAGGTGAGGGGGAAGACGTCTTTTATGACGATCTACACATTCTCCGCATCATCTCCGGTTTTCAAGATACGGACAGACTTTACGAATTTATGATGGACTATTTGCGACCTGTCATTGAATACGACCAAAAACATGGCGGCGAGATGATGAAAACACTTAAAGTGTTCCTCGCCTGTAACGGGTCGAAACAGGAGACAGCCGCGAAGCTGTACATCGTCCGTCAAACGTTGTACAACCGCTTGGAAAAGCTGGAAGAGATGCTCGGATCTGATTTCATGCTCCCCGAGAAACGCCTCGCCATCGAGTTTGCAATCGCAGCCTACGAATACGATCGCCCTCCAGCCGATTCGTAA
- the ytxJ gene encoding bacillithiol system redox-active protein YtxJ, which produces MPLAEWKEMKTLADWEDVLSQSESQPVFVFKHSTTCPISANAWKEFTAYLESEPREDVSYVMVKVIESRDVSNKIANDLGVKHESPQAIVVKDRKETWNRSHWDITQQSIREALS; this is translated from the coding sequence ATGCCGTTGGCAGAGTGGAAAGAAATGAAAACGTTAGCGGATTGGGAAGACGTGCTGTCCCAATCAGAATCTCAGCCTGTATTCGTGTTTAAACACAGTACGACGTGTCCGATCAGCGCGAACGCGTGGAAGGAGTTTACGGCGTACTTGGAAAGTGAACCGCGGGAAGATGTCTCTTATGTGATGGTGAAGGTCATAGAGTCCCGTGATGTCTCGAACAAAATTGCGAACGACCTCGGCGTGAAACACGAGTCGCCGCAAGCCATCGTGGTGAAAGATCGGAAAGAAACGTGGAATCGCTCCCACTGGGACATTACGCAACAAAGCATTCGGGAGGCTCTCAGTTAA
- a CDS encoding aspartate aminotransferase family protein, whose product MSVDTQSWVEKDKKYIWHAMSRYDPKASPLVVTEAEGAWITDIDGNQYLDGMSGLWCVNVGYGRKELAQAAYEQLNAMPYYPLTQSHVPAIQLGEKLNEWLGGEYIVFFSNSGSEANETAFKIARQYHQQRGEGSRYKFISRYRAYHGNSMGALSATGQAERKYRYEPLTPGFIHVPPPDTYRRPQGMDMEAYGRESARAVDQTIMWEMRETVAGVIMEPVITGGGVIVPPDNYLREVQDICNKHGALFIIDEVICGFGRTGKPFGFMNYGVQPDIVTMAKGITSAYLPLSATAVRRDLYEAAFAGTDEYNRFRHVNTFGGNPAACALAVKNLEIMQNEKLVDRSRDLGDKLREEWTELEAHPRVGDIRHKGLLFGIELVEDKETKAPAKSDKVNKVIDACKKRGLIVGKNADTVAGFNNVVTLAPPLCLTDEDVTFIADTVKEAVNAI is encoded by the coding sequence ATGAGTGTGGACACACAGTCGTGGGTGGAAAAAGACAAGAAGTACATTTGGCACGCGATGTCCCGTTACGACCCAAAAGCGTCACCACTGGTGGTGACGGAGGCAGAAGGAGCGTGGATTACTGACATCGACGGTAATCAGTATTTAGATGGCATGTCGGGGTTGTGGTGCGTCAACGTCGGTTACGGTCGGAAGGAGCTGGCACAGGCTGCTTACGAGCAGTTGAACGCGATGCCGTACTACCCGCTCACCCAAAGTCACGTGCCGGCCATCCAACTGGGGGAGAAATTGAATGAGTGGCTCGGCGGCGAATACATCGTCTTTTTTTCCAACAGCGGCTCCGAAGCGAACGAAACGGCATTCAAAATTGCTCGCCAATACCATCAGCAGAGAGGAGAGGGATCGCGTTACAAATTTATCTCCCGCTACCGGGCGTACCACGGCAATTCCATGGGGGCCCTTTCGGCGACAGGCCAGGCTGAGCGCAAGTACCGCTACGAGCCCCTCACGCCGGGATTCATCCACGTTCCACCTCCTGACACGTACCGTCGTCCCCAGGGGATGGATATGGAGGCGTACGGGAGAGAAAGTGCTCGGGCTGTCGACCAAACGATCATGTGGGAAATGCGTGAAACCGTCGCCGGAGTCATCATGGAGCCGGTCATTACGGGAGGCGGTGTCATCGTCCCGCCCGACAACTATTTGCGAGAAGTGCAGGACATCTGCAATAAACACGGTGCTCTTTTCATCATCGACGAAGTCATATGCGGCTTCGGGCGGACAGGAAAACCGTTCGGCTTTATGAACTACGGCGTTCAACCAGACATCGTCACGATGGCGAAAGGGATTACGAGTGCTTACCTGCCCCTGTCCGCTACCGCTGTCAGAAGAGACTTGTACGAAGCGGCGTTTGCGGGGACAGACGAGTACAACCGTTTTCGCCACGTGAACACGTTCGGCGGCAATCCAGCCGCTTGTGCGTTGGCCGTTAAAAACTTGGAGATTATGCAGAACGAAAAACTGGTTGACCGTTCAAGGGATTTGGGAGACAAACTGCGGGAAGAATGGACGGAACTGGAAGCTCACCCCCGCGTCGGGGACATTCGGCACAAAGGGCTGCTCTTCGGCATTGAGCTGGTGGAGGACAAGGAAACGAAAGCACCCGCTAAGTCGGACAAAGTGAACAAAGTGATTGACGCATGCAAAAAGCGAGGCCTCATCGTAGGAAAGAACGCTGACACGGTCGCCGGGTTCAACAACGTCGTCACCTTGGCGCCTCCCCTTTGTCTGACCGATGAAGACGTTACGTTTATAGCCGACACTGTCAAAGAAGCTGTAAACGCCATTTAA